One genomic segment of Carassius carassius chromosome 21, fCarCar2.1, whole genome shotgun sequence includes these proteins:
- the LOC132097553 gene encoding aspartate beta-hydroxylase domain-containing protein 2-like codes for MEWSLERIREWVAGGMQSVRECESSALGTTLCLALLFIWYCYRVGCEHSAPSLRGGFSPEPRVRAVPGGVLASDLLARRGSLKLHQVGRVGGSGVGEEELNGFAYCQSSECFRCAKPGEGLNQRLYHSLQEYAKRYTWAGMGRVHKGVREQGRYLLSNRPSIQKPEVFFLPDLSSAPFFSREAQKHDVELLERSFLALLAEFESVYRLPTSRTGSSLPLGWKANSTPRGQWWTFYLVNQGTPMVLNARRCPRAWRVLGQLRTFIANNVFGNACFSVLSPGAMITEHYGPTNVRLRCHLGLKVPSGCELVVGGEPQCWSEGSCLLFDDSFLHTAFHDGSPEDGPRVVFMVDLWHPNVAAAERQALDYIFTPGR; via the exons ATGGAGTGGTCTTTAGAGCGAATAAGGGAATGGGTGGCAGGTGGCATGCAGTCGGTGCGAGAATGTGAGTCCAGTGCTCTAGGCACTACTCTTTGTCTTGCCCTTCTGTTTATCTGGTACTGCTACCGTGTTGGATGTGAACATTCCGCACCTTCGCTCCGTGGCGGTTTCAGCCCCGAGCCACGTGTCAGGGCGGTTCCTGGTGGAGTTCTCGCCTCAGACCTTTTGGCTCGCAGAGGCTCGTTGAAACTCCATCAGGTCGGCAGGGTTGGAGGAAGCGGAGTCGGCGAGGAAGAACTTAACGGCTTTGCCTACTGTCAGTCGTCTGAGTGCTTCCGTTGTGCCAAACCCGGTGAGGGCCTGAACCAGCGGCTCTACCATAGCCTGCAGGAGTATGCCAAGCGCTACACCTGGGCTGGCATGGGCCGTGTGCACAAAGGTGTACGTGAGCAAGGCCGATATCTGCTCTCCAACCGCCCATCCATCCAAAAACCTGAGGTCTTCTTCCTGCCGGACCTTTCCTCTGCTCCTTTCTTCTCACGGGAGGCGCAGAAGCATGATGTGGAGCTCCTGGAGAGAAGTTTTCTGGCACTCCTGGCTGAGTTTGAGAGCGTGTACCGGCTGCCAACCAGTCGGACTGGCTCTTCACTTCCACTAGGCTGGAAGGCCAACAGCACACCTCGTGGCCAGTGGTGGACCTTCTATCTGGTGAACCAGGGTACTCCGATGGTGCTGAATGCTAGGCGCTGTCCACGTGCCTGGAGGGTGCTCGGACAGCTCCGTACCTTTATTGCGAATAATGTGTTTGGAAACGCCTGCTTCTCTGTGCTCAGTCCTGGAGCCATGATCACTGAGCATTACGGGCCAACCAACGTACGCCTGCGCTGCCACCTTG gattGAAGGTGCCCTCTGGTTGTGAGTTGGTAGTTGGTGGAGAGCCGCAGTGCTGGTCTGAGGGAAGCTGTCTGCTGTTCGATGACTCTTTTCTTCACACTGCGTTCCATGATG GTTCTCCAGAAGATGGCCCGAGAGTGGTATTCATGGTGGACCTGTGGCATCCAAACGTGGCCGCAGCCGAGAGACAGGCACTGGACTACATCTTCACCCCTGGGCGCTGA